ATTTTTCGTATTTGCCGATGATACGATCGTCGTGACAGCTATCGTTCCGGGCCCACCCGCGGTACCGGTCGTGACTGCGACACCTGCTTGTGCGGCCTTGGTACCACGTGTCACCCTCGACTGGGCGGAGGATACTGGGACGGTCACCTGGGATATCGATCGTGATGGCTTGCCACTCTCGACCGGACTCACCGTCTCTGGCTATACCGATATGGCTGTCGCGGCGAATACGAGCTATACCTATCAGGTGACGGCCTATGGCCCGATGTCTCCTGGCGTCGCGATTTCAGCGCTGGTTTCGGTGACGACGCTCGACTGCGCGAGTATCGCTCCGGTCACGGTCACGATTGAGACTCTGGGCGGGAAAAACGTCACGCCGGGGAACCGCGGAAATACGGATCTCTCCAAACGCCGGCCCAAGGTGACTGGGACGACCAATACCCCGTATGCCATCATCGATATCGTGGTGACCAATCCGACTATCCGGGCTCGGATACTGGCCAATGCCAATGGGTATTTCGAATGGATTCCGCCAATCGGACTCGACACGGGAAACCATATTCTGAGCGTGACGGCCACTGACCCAAACGATGCGAACCGGAGCGGCACGGACAGTCTCCTCTTTTGGACCAAGAATGTGAGTGGCCGAGCGGGAGGGAAAGGGGAGACGCCACCCATTTCGGTCGAACGGCACGACGCTTTCGATTTTGCGATCACCATTAGAAATCCTGAGAAAACACTCTTCCAAGAAGAAGCGCTCACTGTGGATATCGTCGCACGATCGGGGGTCTTCCCCGAGGCCTCCATCGGCCAGTCAGTCCTGAATGATCCGACTCGGCGGGACGTGTTGCGGCTTGGGTCGGTTGACCCGAGTGGGGCAGCTGGGACGACAATCGAGTCGCAAATCCCGCTGTATCTCGAACCAGGCACGTATCGGGTGCGGGTGGACATCATGATTGATGGCGAGATCATCAGTCGCGAAGACGCATTTACTCTGAAAGGATTGCCACTCCTCACGGTCGCCGGCCGCGAGGTGAGCTATGCAGAAGTCGCGAGCTATATCGGGACGCTCTTTTTCCTCCTCCTGTTCCTTCTCTTCTTCTTTCTCCTGTTCTTCATTCGCGAATACTGGCTCTATCTCCATAGTCTGCGGGCGATTACCGAGCGGCAGCTGGCACGGATCGGTTTCTTCGGGCCAAGAAAGGGGGTGACCCGGTCATGACAGATTTCCTCTTACTCTTTCTTTCATTTCTGACAGTGACCTCGCTCCTCTTGTCACTCGTGTTTGTCGTCGGTATCGTCTGGCGGGTGGAGCTGGAACTCGACTTGTCTTTCAAGTTCTTTTCCTTTGCGGTGATTTTCCTCCTCGCAGCCGAGGTACTCGACCTCTTGCCTGTGACACGGCTTGCACCATGGTGGTCAGTAGCGCTCCCCGTGGTGAAACTCTGCATCGCGGCGAATCTCCTCCTCGGACTGTTCTTCATGCGCGACCTCATTCGTCGCATGGACGGAGAGAAAGAATCATCTGCGAGGGTCGTTCCAGAGCGGCGCTAGGAACTCCTCCCTCAAACCCGTCCCTGAATCAGAAACGCTGCAGAGTTTCTGGTGTCTGATTGTTTCGTCTTGCTTCAAGTCGGTGCGCTTGGTACCATGGTTGCTGTGGTGTGCTTCTGTCCGACGGGACATTTTTTTATTGGTCCAGATTGCTTATGCCTACTCAACAAGATCAGTCGAAGCGGGTACGCGTGAAACGGACGGGAATTGGACTTGGTCTTTTTGCTGCGGCTAATTTTAAACGACACGAAACCATCATCGAGTACATCGGCGAGCGGATACCGACGAGCGTCGGCGACGAGCGAGACAATCGCTATATTTTCAATGTGAGTTCACGCTTCGATATCGATGGCAGTGCGCGGCATAATACGGCGCGCTACACCAATCATTCGTGCCGTCCCAACTGTGATGCGATCAATCGGCGGGGCCGGATCTTCATCGTCGCCAGGAAACAGATCGCACTCGGCGAGGAAATCACCTTCCATTATGGTAAGGACCACTTCGAGGGGTATATCAAACCAGCTGGCTGTAAGTGTAAGAAATGTATCGCCTAGGGAGTCTAGTTTGGCGCGTATCCGAGAAGACAATTAGTGGCAGCCGATCTTTTCGTTGACGGATTCACGTATCTGTGGCATGCTCCGGGAACTATGGAAGAACAAATCCCCTTCCCGTCCGCATCAACCGGTATCTCGCTCTCCGTGGGCTTACGACGCGCAAGGCGGCCGATGGGTTGATCGCGGCTGGTCGGGTGTTTGTCAACGGTCAGCTGGCGACGCTTGGTATGCGGGTGAATGCCGAGGACCAGATTGAGGTCCGGGGTGAAGCCCGGAGCAAGCCCTATCGCTACATCGTGTACTACAAGCCGCGCGGCATCATCACGCATTCACCGGTGAAGCGAGAAAAAAGTATCGCCGACATCTACCCAGAAAAGGGAGTCTTCCCCATCGGCCGACTCGACAAGGCGTCCGAAGGGCTCATGCTCTTGACCGATGATGGTCGTGTCACCGAACGACTGCTCCATCCGCGCTTTGTCCATGAGAAAGAATATGAAGTGACACTTCAGGAAACAGTCGCTTCCGGTATCGAGGAGAAACTCGTGCGCGGCATCGAGAGTGAAGGGGAACGTCTCCAGGCCAAACGCGTGAAGGTGCTCAATCGCTCCGAACTCTCGATCGTCCTCACTGAAGGTAAAAAACATCAGATCCGACGCATGCTCTCGGCGCTCCATCTCACTGTGAAAGCCTTAAAGCGCGTCCGTATCATGGATCTCCGAATTGGATCGCTCATCCCAGGGGAGGGACGACAGCTCACCCGTCCGGAAGCAGCAGCATTTCTCGCCGCCCTCGGTATCCCTGAGGCGGGCACCCGACGGTAACCGGAGTATCGCCCGGGGCACAGGCTTGACAGAGGGAGTATAAACCTGATTAAATGGGATTCCGTCCTGAAAGAGAGACCCTGCTTCTTATTTTGTGGGATTTGGTCCCGTTTTCCGTTTTCAGTTATGTCTGACCGCCGGCTCTCAGTCATCATCCCCACACTCAATGAGCGGGGGAATATCGAACCGCTCCTCCGGCGCCTGAGTGATTTTTTGACGCATCATCAGTATGTCTGGGAGGCGATTGTGGTTGATGATCGATCAACCGATGGGACGTTTCAAAAATTAGAACGGTTGCAAGAGGAGGGTCTTCCTATCCGTCCGTTTCGAAAGATTGGTTGCCGAGGCAAGGCATACTCGCTTCTCGAAGGATTTGAACGGGCGCAGTTTGATAACATCGCTATTTTGGACGCGGACCTCCAGTGTCCACCCGAGGCAATCGGTCCGATGTTTGAGTATCTTCTCTCGGGTACGGACGTTATCGTTGCGAATCGGAGCAATGCTGTTGGAAACCCATGCCGTCGAATGGCGAGCTGGATTTTTCAGGAAGTCTTCGCTCGGCGGTTGAATGGCCTTCAAGTAGATTCACAGTCAGGACTGAAGCTCTTCCGCCGCTCGGTGTTAGAGTCAGTGACGCTTGCTCCATCCCCGTGGACCTTTGACATGGAATTCCTTTTGAAGGCACAGCTCGCGGGGTATGCTGTGAGAGGGTATACGGTTGATTTCTCTGAACGGAACTCTGGCGAATCGAAGATCAGTCTCTGGAGTGCTTCGGTCGAGATCGCGTGGAATGCGCTTTCCCTCTGGTATCAGCATCGGCTTCCGGTACTGGCACGTTCTGTGGGCGCCGGACTTCTGGGAAAGGGGAGGCGGCTCACGGGACTGATCAGTAATCGTCGCCTGTTTTAAGTAACATCTTTGTATGTCCAATCAACAGCCACTCGTGCTCCCGATCATCAACATTGCTCTTCCGAGGACGCTTATCCTCTACTTCTTCATTGGCTCGAGCGCAGCCCTCGTTGATGTGGTCGGGTTTTTCCTCCTGTTCAATACCTATGGGATACCGGCAGTAGTTGCGACGGCAATTTCTGTTTCCCTCGCGACGATCTACTCATTTGTGCTCAACGCGAAATATAACTTTAAGGTCAGCGATCGTCTGGGGATGCGTCTCGTCCTCTTCTCTCTGGTCAGCGGCGCTGGACTTCTCCTCTCAGCTCTCGCGCTGTATGTCGCGCATGATATGTACGGAATCAACGGAAACATCGTGAAGATCGCCTCATTGCCGGTTATTTTTGTGGTGCAGTTCTTGTTGAACAAGCATATTTCATTTAAGTCGAATACTTTATGAACGAGACCGCTATGAAGAAATCAGTTGCTATCATCGGTGCTGGATATACTGGCCTCGTCGCTGCCTATCGCCTCGCCAAGGCTGGGCAGGCGGTTACGGTCTATGAACGAGAGTCGTATGTCGCCGGTCTCGTCTCAGGATTTTCTTTGGATGGGATTGCGATGGAGAAGATCTATCACTTTCTCTATAAGACCGATGCGGATATCCTCGGCCTCCTCGAAGAGCTGGGCGTCCGAGAGAAACTCGTCTTCCATGATAGCTCCGTCTCGACGTACTATGATGGAAAACTGTATCCATTCATGACCCCCGTGGACATCCTGCGCTTTACCCCGCTTTCATTTTTGAATCGGATCCGTTTTGGTGTTGTTGGTCTGTATTTGCAATTTTTGACCCGCTGGGAGCCCTTGACCCGTGTTACAGCCTACGATTGGATGCTGAAATGGTCAGGCAAAGAAGTCATGGACATTATCTGGACCCCGCTGCTTAAGGGGAAGTTCTCGAAATACTATGACAAGATTGCCATGTCTTGGCTTTGGTCACGAATCCGGGTTCGGGCACGATCCAAGGAAAAGGGTGATGTCGTGGAGAAGTTAGGTTATTTTACCGGCGGTTGGCACATTGTGGCCGATCGTTTGGTCGAAGAGATTGAGAAGCTTGGTGGGGAAGTCCGCACAGGCGTACAGATCGAATCCCTTCGCTCCATCCCTGAGTCGGGGAAGGTTGAGGTGATGATTGATGGTTCTCCGATTCTTCACGATACCGTGATCGCGACTATTCCGACCCATGTCTTTGGTCGTCTCGTTGAAAATGATCCGTTGGCGACAGCTGAATACAAGTCACAGCTCGCGAGCATCGACTACATCGGTGCCGTCGTCATGCCGTTTGTTTCAACAGAACGTATCACCTCATATTACTGGCACAACATCAACGATCCTCGCTGTCCGTTCCTCGTATTTCTCTCGCTTTCAGAGCTAGCCGGTTCGGAAAATTTTGGCGGTAAGCATGTGTATTACGTCGGTGCCTATGTTTCGCACGACCACCCCTATTTTTCTCTCGAGAAGGAGGCTATCATGGATGAATGGAAAGCCGGACTGAAGCTGATGTTTCCGGATTTCGATGCTTCGAAGATAACCGCCGCTGAGCTGTTCCGCTTCAAGAACGCACAGCATATTGTCGGAATGGGTTACAAGGAAAAGATGCCGGCGTATCAGACACCGCTTCCAGGCGTCTACCTCGCAAACTTTTCTCAGATCTACCCGGACGACCGTGGTACCAACTATGCGGTTCGTGACGGCAATGTGATTGCTGATATGGTATTGCGTAACCTGAACGCCTGAGACAGCATTCTCACCTATGCCCAAGCTTGACCTCACTATCCTCCTACCGACCTATAACGAAGCGGCCAACATCGCTCCGTTGCTTCGGGCTGTCGCTCGCTCGCTTGAAGAGAGCGATGTGCGGTATGAAATCGTCTTTGTCGACGATAGTTCGGACATGACACCGGATGTCATCACTCGGATGCGAGAGGTTTACAAGGATGTCCGGCTAATTCGTCGAGCACCCGAAGAACGAACAGGTCTCGCAACAGCGCTCATCGCAGGCTTCGCAGCGGCGAAGGGCGAATACATCCTCTGTATGGATTCCGATCTCCAACACCCACCCTATGCCATACCGGAGCTTATTGCGAAACTTCGCGAGACGGGCGCTGATGTGACCGTCGCGACGCGGTATGCTGCCGGCGGGAGCGCCGAGGGACTTGGTACGTTGTACCGTCGAGCCGTCTCCCACCTGTGTCGATTTGCGGCGTGGGCGATCATTCCGCAGACGCACAAGACCACCGACCCGGGGAGCGGCTTCTTTGTGTTTCGGAAATCTATTGTCGAGAATCTTAATTTTCAGGGCCTTCAAGGATTCAAGATCCTGATCGATATCCTCGCCCGGACCAAGAAGCTCCGAGTTTCTGAAGTTCCCTATACTTTCCGAAAGCGAATCAATAATGAAAGCAAGGCGACCGTCGAACAGGGGATCGCCTTCCTTCGGCACCTTGTTCTTTTGAAGTGGCAGAGTCTCGTGCCTGAGGCAACAGGTCCGAAAAGTATCGAAAGCGCTATCCCGGCGCGTCGAGAGCCCCGGAACTGGGGTCGCATCTCTCAGACGCTTTTGATCGACGGCGCTATCGCCCTCGCGATTGGTCTGGTGGGGTGGTACCTGGTTGGTTACTACGCCGCCTTCAATTATTTGTACACGGGCTATGAGGACTGGATCTACCATGCGTTCCGAGTGAAGTCGCTGCAGGACCATGGGCTGGTCGCCTGGGACCATATCTGGAGTAACGGTATCGGTTATTGGAAACTGTACCAGTATGTGGCGCACTACATCATGCTCGGCGTCGTCGAGCTCACGGGTCTCCCAATTACCAAGGTGCTGCTGCTTTCTCTCGTTGTTCTCTACATCGGTCTTCGGGTGGCATTGTACGGCATCCTCCGTCTCCTCGGCGCGAATCGGTTTTTTGCCGTGTTGCCAGTGATCGCTTCGTACACCATCGTCCAGGAGTGGGGTTCCATGCAGGATTACTCAATCTACATCGCTTTCATCGCCTTTCCCCTCCATCTCCTGCTTTGGATCATGGCTTTTCGTGATCTCAAGTGGATTTATGTCTTGGCGGCGGTCACCGGTGCTGTCTGGACTTTTCATCCCGTATTTGGTTTCAATGCCTCAATCCTGCTTGGACTCCTCGTTGTCTTTTCAAAACTGAAATCCGATTTCTCAAAAATCTTCCGGGTAGGCATCGTCTATTTCATCGCAGCGGCACCATTTTTAACCTCGTACTTTACGGCCGGTTACTTCTTCACTAACCCGCTCTTCAAATCGTACATCTACCTCTCGACATCGGTACTGGCTCCGTACGGCGGCCTCAGTATGCTCTATTGGCTCCTTTTCGGGATTATCTGGCTTTTGGTTATCTGGCGCTCACAACTCGTCCCGACCTGGACCAAGGTGCTGCTGGTCTACGCGAGCGTTTATCTCGTACTCATTTACCTTGGACAGAAGGATTATCTTCCGAATTTCCTCGTCCAGTTCCAGTTCTCACGCGGCATCACAGCGGTCGCATTTGCTCTCGTCCTCGTTTTTGGTGTCGTGCTCCAGCGGACGCTCGGCGCGGTACAGGGACTTGGTATCAAGCTTGTCGCTACTGTTCTCATCGCTGCAGGCATCGTCCATGCTGTTGATATCGCTTCGCGTTACTACGTTTCACCGCCGGTCAATGAAATCCAGAATGCCGTTGCTGAGTATTTCACCGATCATGACTTGCCGAAGGGCAGTGTCTTTACAGAAAACGTTTCTGAAGCAACCTACTTTGCTCCGGCTGGCGTACGGTACGTCACGTCATACAATGAGCATATGCAGCCGCATCCCTATTCGACGCGTCTTCGCGTTCTCATGAATAGTCGGCTCGGTTACACGGGTATTTCACAGGCCCATCTCCGGAACATCGAGAATTACGCCACCGTTCTTGGTATCGAATATCTCTTTTTGCCCGCAGCCTCACCGTTGGTCACGGGGCTGACTTCCAAGGACGGAGCAATGTTCGAGTTGGTTGCGCTTGAGAATAGCGAACCGCTGACCGACGCGATTGCTGTGCTCCGTAATACGTCGCCAATCATATCAGCCTTTGCTGTTTCGCGCTCGGAAATTTCTGACCGTCTCCTTAGTGATGAGCTTCCATTGCCAACGATTCATATTGCCTCCTACAAGCCGTGGGATGAACGGATTGCTGAGATGGCAGAGATCGTGCGTTCCTCGGCCATTGTGCCGATCGAAGTCGGATTTGTTCCGACCAATGTACTGGAGATTGGTGGCGAGTCATTTCCCAAGTTGGATACGATGAATGATCCAATCATCCTCGTCAATCAGAGCTATGATGCGAAATGGCAGGTAGTTTCTCCTCAGGCGGGCGCATGGTCTGTTCAGCCATCGACACTTCGGCTTATGGTGTTGGAAAAATCGGGGAGTGTCCCGGTTCAGGCCTTTGAATTACGCAATGATTGGCCGTGGTGGTACTGGCCGGTGCAGTCCCTCGGGGTCGTGATGACTCTTGTGGCTGTGCTTTGGACTATGAAGACGCATGGTCTTATCCGAATTTCGTTCAGGAAACTCTCCCGCTATGTCAACAAATAACACTCAAAAACCAGAACGCTTTCTCGCCTCGACACGGATCGATAATCTGACGATTGTCTTTCTGCTCTCGGCACCGTTTGTCGTAGTCTTCTACGCTTCTTTCGTCTTCAATCCAGCCAATGCCGATCACCTCGTGCTCTATGCTTTCCAGGTGTTGGCGGATGCGATCAGTATCACGGTACTCGCCGGACTCTGGGTGACCGTCCTTCTCGATGTCGTTGTTGAGTGGCATCATCGTTTGAAGCGTGTCTGGGATGCCTCATTTCTCGAGACGAGCCCAACGATAGACTGTATCGTAACGACATATAATGAGCCGATTCCAGTGATCCGCAGGACGCTCAAGGCCGTCATCTCGATGGAGTATCCCCATACGACGTATGCCTTTGACGACGGACAATCGGCTGAAGTTGCAGCACTCGCGAAGGAGCTTGGAGTCCGCTACGTGACGCGCGAGAGCCGTCAGCATGCGAAAGCGGGGAATTTGAACAATGGCCTTCAGCAATGCGAAGGAGACTTTTTTGCGGTCTTTGATGCCGATCAGGTGCCAAAGCCAGACTTTATCACGACACTCCTCCCCTATATGGCCAATGCTCGTGTCGCGATGGTTCAATCGCCGCAGCACTACGCGAATACCGAACACTTTATCGCCTCTGGCGCAGCCCAGGCGCAGGAAGTTTTTTACCGCTATGTCTGCCCGTCAAAGAACATCTCGAATTCAGCCTTTTGCGTTGGGACGAACATGATTTTCCGTCGGGCGGCGATCGATAGCATTGGTGGAATCGCGTTCAATAAATCAGAGGACATCTGGACCTCGCTCAAGCTTCATGAGGGCGGCTGGCAGACTATTTTCGTGAACCGTATCCTCGCTATCGGACAGGCGCCTGATACAGTCGTCTCGTATTTCAAGCAGCAGCTCCGCTGGGCCCGTGGTGGACTCGAGATGTTGTTCTATCATAACCCACTGCGTTCTACTCGACTTCAGCTCGACCAGCGTATCCAATACTTCATGTCGAATTCATTCTTCTTGGTCGGGATTTCGATTTTCGTCTACCTCATTTTTCCGCTCCTCTATCTCCTCTTCTCCATCAAGCCGCTCGAGTCGCTATCGCCATTTACCTGGCTCGTCCACTACGTTCCGTTCTTCCTCCTCTATTACTCCCTCACGTGGCTGTTGACTGGCCGACTCCATCTCTCGACCCTCGCGACTGCGCTTGCGACATTCTACCCGTACCTCATGGCACTCCTCTCTGTATTCTTTGACAAG
This is a stretch of genomic DNA from Candidatus Moraniibacteriota bacterium. It encodes these proteins:
- a CDS encoding glycosyltransferase, yielding MSTNNTQKPERFLASTRIDNLTIVFLLSAPFVVVFYASFVFNPANADHLVLYAFQVLADAISITVLAGLWVTVLLDVVVEWHHRLKRVWDASFLETSPTIDCIVTTYNEPIPVIRRTLKAVISMEYPHTTYAFDDGQSAEVAALAKELGVRYVTRESRQHAKAGNLNNGLQQCEGDFFAVFDADQVPKPDFITTLLPYMANARVAMVQSPQHYANTEHFIASGAAQAQEVFYRYVCPSKNISNSAFCVGTNMIFRRAAIDSIGGIAFNKSEDIWTSLKLHEGGWQTIFVNRILAIGQAPDTVVSYFKQQLRWARGGLEMLFYHNPLRSTRLQLDQRIQYFMSNSFFLVGISIFVYLIFPLLYLLFSIKPLESLSPFTWLVHYVPFFLLYYSLTWLLTGRLHLSTLATALATFYPYLMALLSVFFDKEHEWTATTSKKSSQDYFMKWAWPHAFIMFLTPLALIVGWYNNYDFWSTLFYSVWSVVNMLLLYVFLTGEGRTGSGPRKESEA
- a CDS encoding NAD(P)/FAD-dependent oxidoreductase, whose protein sequence is MKKSVAIIGAGYTGLVAAYRLAKAGQAVTVYERESYVAGLVSGFSLDGIAMEKIYHFLYKTDADILGLLEELGVREKLVFHDSSVSTYYDGKLYPFMTPVDILRFTPLSFLNRIRFGVVGLYLQFLTRWEPLTRVTAYDWMLKWSGKEVMDIIWTPLLKGKFSKYYDKIAMSWLWSRIRVRARSKEKGDVVEKLGYFTGGWHIVADRLVEEIEKLGGEVRTGVQIESLRSIPESGKVEVMIDGSPILHDTVIATIPTHVFGRLVENDPLATAEYKSQLASIDYIGAVVMPFVSTERITSYYWHNINDPRCPFLVFLSLSELAGSENFGGKHVYYVGAYVSHDHPYFSLEKEAIMDEWKAGLKLMFPDFDASKITAAELFRFKNAQHIVGMGYKEKMPAYQTPLPGVYLANFSQIYPDDRGTNYAVRDGNVIADMVLRNLNA
- a CDS encoding glycosyltransferase family 2 protein → MSDRRLSVIIPTLNERGNIEPLLRRLSDFLTHHQYVWEAIVVDDRSTDGTFQKLERLQEEGLPIRPFRKIGCRGKAYSLLEGFERAQFDNIAILDADLQCPPEAIGPMFEYLLSGTDVIVANRSNAVGNPCRRMASWIFQEVFARRLNGLQVDSQSGLKLFRRSVLESVTLAPSPWTFDMEFLLKAQLAGYAVRGYTVDFSERNSGESKISLWSASVEIAWNALSLWYQHRLPVLARSVGAGLLGKGRRLTGLISNRRLF
- a CDS encoding rRNA pseudouridine synthase → MACSGNYGRTNPLPVRINRYLALRGLTTRKAADGLIAAGRVFVNGQLATLGMRVNAEDQIEVRGEARSKPYRYIVYYKPRGIITHSPVKREKSIADIYPEKGVFPIGRLDKASEGLMLLTDDGRVTERLLHPRFVHEKEYEVTLQETVASGIEEKLVRGIESEGERLQAKRVKVLNRSELSIVLTEGKKHQIRRMLSALHLTVKALKRVRIMDLRIGSLIPGEGRQLTRPEAAAFLAALGIPEAGTRR
- a CDS encoding GtrA family protein, with amino-acid sequence MSNQQPLVLPIINIALPRTLILYFFIGSSAALVDVVGFFLLFNTYGIPAVVATAISVSLATIYSFVLNAKYNFKVSDRLGMRLVLFSLVSGAGLLLSALALYVAHDMYGINGNIVKIASLPVIFVVQFLLNKHISFKSNTL
- a CDS encoding SET domain-containing protein-lysine N-methyltransferase; the protein is MPTQQDQSKRVRVKRTGIGLGLFAAANFKRHETIIEYIGERIPTSVGDERDNRYIFNVSSRFDIDGSARHNTARYTNHSCRPNCDAINRRGRIFIVARKQIALGEEITFHYGKDHFEGYIKPAGCKCKKCIA
- a CDS encoding polyprenol monophosphomannose synthase; its protein translation is MPKLDLTILLPTYNEAANIAPLLRAVARSLEESDVRYEIVFVDDSSDMTPDVITRMREVYKDVRLIRRAPEERTGLATALIAGFAAAKGEYILCMDSDLQHPPYAIPELIAKLRETGADVTVATRYAAGGSAEGLGTLYRRAVSHLCRFAAWAIIPQTHKTTDPGSGFFVFRKSIVENLNFQGLQGFKILIDILARTKKLRVSEVPYTFRKRINNESKATVEQGIAFLRHLVLLKWQSLVPEATGPKSIESAIPARREPRNWGRISQTLLIDGAIALAIGLVGWYLVGYYAAFNYLYTGYEDWIYHAFRVKSLQDHGLVAWDHIWSNGIGYWKLYQYVAHYIMLGVVELTGLPITKVLLLSLVVLYIGLRVALYGILRLLGANRFFAVLPVIASYTIVQEWGSMQDYSIYIAFIAFPLHLLLWIMAFRDLKWIYVLAAVTGAVWTFHPVFGFNASILLGLLVVFSKLKSDFSKIFRVGIVYFIAAAPFLTSYFTAGYFFTNPLFKSYIYLSTSVLAPYGGLSMLYWLLFGIIWLLVIWRSQLVPTWTKVLLVYASVYLVLIYLGQKDYLPNFLVQFQFSRGITAVAFALVLVFGVVLQRTLGAVQGLGIKLVATVLIAAGIVHAVDIASRYYVSPPVNEIQNAVAEYFTDHDLPKGSVFTENVSEATYFAPAGVRYVTSYNEHMQPHPYSTRLRVLMNSRLGYTGISQAHLRNIENYATVLGIEYLFLPAASPLVTGLTSKDGAMFELVALENSEPLTDAIAVLRNTSPIISAFAVSRSEISDRLLSDELPLPTIHIASYKPWDERIAEMAEIVRSSAIVPIEVGFVPTNVLEIGGESFPKLDTMNDPIILVNQSYDAKWQVVSPQAGAWSVQPSTLRLMVLEKSGSVPVQAFELRNDWPWWYWPVQSLGVVMTLVAVLWTMKTHGLIRISFRKLSRYVNK